From Candidatus Pedobacter colombiensis, one genomic window encodes:
- a CDS encoding DUF4134 domain-containing protein codes for MQNQFINSKKQNFAKCLLVLFALFTSNILTIITAYAQSGNGNAGIRKAADEVAGYFDTGCTLMYAIGAVMGIIGAVKVFNKWNAGEPDTSKVASAWFGSCIFLVIVATVLKSFFGV; via the coding sequence ATGCAAAATCAATTCATTAATTCAAAAAAACAAAATTTTGCCAAATGCTTACTGGTTCTTTTTGCTCTTTTTACATCCAATATCTTAACCATTATTACTGCTTATGCTCAATCTGGGAACGGAAATGCGGGGATTCGAAAAGCGGCAGATGAGGTTGCCGGTTATTTTGATACTGGTTGCACCCTGATGTATGCCATTGGTGCGGTAATGGGCATCATAGGCGCTGTAAAAGTTTTCAATAAGTGGAATGCCGGAGAGCCAGACACTTCCAAAGTTGCTTCAGCTTGGTTTGGCTCTTGTATATTTCTGGTGATCGTTGCTACAGTTCTAAAATCCTTTTTCGGGGTCTGA
- the traM gene encoding conjugative transposon protein TraM — METKTRIDKRKVLLILPLLIIPFLGLGFKLLGGGANNTEATGQNVKNGINTNLPDAAFKKDQPKDKLDFYDQADRDSMNRRANSIENVAKNLGFNSQMEEPQTREINAKLEALNREINKPIEVSGSHQSPSPQNQQVSSIKQDVDRLEALMKTMQESKTEDPEMQQLNGLMQNILDIQHPERVQQKYKQQQTLSADSQFRAIPATIADNKKVVQGATVKLILQDSIKINGVVIPKGHSVFGACKIVNQRLLLDIKQIRLGTSIIPVDLSVYSLDGMIGIDAPEAMLSDAVNSGSNQAIRDIDFMGIDQTLITQVAGAGIDAAKNLMSKKLRRVKVKIQSGHSILLRNNQLKQR, encoded by the coding sequence ATGGAAACGAAAACACGAATTGACAAAAGAAAGGTTTTGTTAATACTCCCTTTACTCATTATACCATTTCTCGGATTAGGATTTAAACTTTTAGGGGGCGGTGCAAATAATACCGAAGCCACTGGACAAAATGTTAAAAATGGCATCAATACTAATTTACCAGATGCAGCTTTTAAAAAAGATCAGCCAAAGGACAAATTGGATTTTTACGATCAGGCCGATAGGGACTCTATGAATAGAAGAGCAAACAGTATTGAAAACGTTGCAAAAAATCTTGGCTTTAATTCACAAATGGAAGAACCTCAAACCAGAGAAATCAACGCAAAATTAGAAGCACTAAATCGGGAAATCAATAAGCCAATTGAGGTTTCCGGCTCACATCAAAGCCCATCACCTCAAAATCAACAAGTTTCTTCAATTAAGCAGGATGTTGACCGATTGGAAGCGCTCATGAAAACGATGCAGGAGAGTAAAACTGAAGACCCTGAAATGCAACAATTAAACGGATTGATGCAAAATATTCTGGATATACAACACCCTGAACGAGTTCAACAAAAATACAAGCAACAGCAAACATTGAGCGCCGACAGTCAGTTTCGAGCTATTCCAGCAACGATTGCCGACAATAAAAAAGTGGTGCAGGGGGCAACTGTTAAATTGATATTGCAGGACAGCATAAAGATAAATGGTGTGGTAATTCCTAAAGGTCATTCCGTTTTTGGTGCCTGTAAAATTGTCAATCAACGTTTATTGCTGGACATAAAACAAATAAGACTAGGTACTTCTATCATCCCTGTAGATTTATCTGTTTATAGCTTAGACGGTATGATCGGCATTGATGCCCCCGAAGCGATGTTGTCCGATGCAGTAAATAGTGGATCAAATCAGGCAATCCGAGACATTGATTTTATGGGAATTGATCAAACTTTAATAACTCAAGTTGCAGGTGCCGGAATTGATGCTGCCAAGAATCTGATGAGCAAGAAACTACGACGGGTTAAAGTCAAAATACAATCTGGGCATTCAATTTTATTACGAAATAACCAATTGAAACAACGTTAG
- the traJ gene encoding conjugative transposon protein TraJ, which yields MKVKNKVSICFFAIALLLTPFTSMAQGLSEQVSGLQAVLDKVYNEMIPLCSDLISVARGIAGFGALWYIASRVWGNIARAEPIDFYPLLRPFALGMAILSFPMVLGVMNGVLSPTVTGTSAMVKDSDATIKALLKRKELELKKTDKWKYLVGDDGMGDRKEWYKYTHPEDKNGTDENWVEAIGNNMRFWLDKQDYKMRHSFKQFMSEVLQVVYYAASLCINTVRTFFLIVLAILGPLVLGFAVFDGLQHTLSVWIARYINIYLWLPIANIFGAILGKIQQSMIKLDIEQAQQNGDTFFSSTDLAYLLFLIIGIIGYRCVPNVANYIIHAGGGNSMLTRVNSMTGTTSRTSQNIASQTAKAAGGIVSDVYDNAYRNIGSGMAEASGQDYFKDKLSGK from the coding sequence ATGAAAGTGAAAAATAAAGTCTCAATATGCTTTTTTGCTATTGCATTGCTGTTAACTCCCTTTACTTCAATGGCACAGGGATTAAGTGAGCAGGTTAGCGGATTACAGGCAGTGTTAGATAAAGTCTATAATGAAATGATCCCATTATGTTCTGATTTAATTTCAGTTGCCAGAGGAATCGCAGGATTTGGAGCCCTTTGGTATATAGCTAGTCGTGTTTGGGGTAATATCGCTCGTGCGGAACCTATAGATTTCTACCCTTTATTACGCCCATTTGCCCTTGGTATGGCGATTTTGAGTTTTCCAATGGTACTTGGGGTTATGAATGGGGTGCTTAGCCCGACTGTTACTGGAACCTCAGCAATGGTAAAGGACAGTGATGCAACGATCAAAGCCTTATTGAAACGAAAAGAACTTGAACTTAAGAAAACTGATAAATGGAAATACCTTGTCGGTGATGACGGAATGGGTGATCGAAAAGAATGGTATAAATACACACATCCTGAAGACAAAAACGGCACTGACGAAAATTGGGTTGAAGCGATAGGCAATAATATGAGATTCTGGCTTGACAAACAAGATTATAAAATGCGCCATAGCTTTAAACAGTTTATGAGTGAGGTTTTACAAGTGGTTTACTATGCTGCATCGCTTTGCATCAATACGGTAAGAACCTTTTTCTTGATTGTTCTGGCAATATTAGGCCCTCTCGTGCTTGGCTTTGCTGTATTTGATGGCTTACAACATACTTTATCTGTCTGGATTGCCCGATACATCAATATTTATTTGTGGCTGCCCATTGCAAACATCTTTGGCGCAATCTTAGGCAAGATCCAGCAAAGCATGATTAAGCTAGATATTGAACAAGCTCAACAAAATGGTGATACTTTTTTCAGTTCTACAGATTTAGCTTACCTGCTATTTTTGATCATTGGCATCATTGGCTATCGTTGCGTACCGAACGTAGCCAACTATATTATTCATGCCGGGGGTGGAAATTCAATGTTGACGAGGGTGAACTCAATGACAGGAACCACAAGTAGGACAAGCCAAAATATAGCTTCACAAACAGCTAAGGCCGCAGGTGGCATAGTGTCAGATGTTTATGATAATGCCTATCGTAACATTGGTTCCGGTATGGCCGAAGCATCGGGTCAGGATTACTTTAAAGACAAGCTATCAGGTAAATAA
- a CDS encoding RagB/SusD family nutrient uptake outer membrane protein, translating to MILIIFMLISTVGCKKFLDEKPNQQLVVPSTIKDLQSLLDDQALMNQKEPNASIVAADNYSVRTANWISVDELQRNMYVWSKENQFVAGGNNAWVVLYSQIYKANIVLDNIKGVNRNLGNQVEWDNVKGQALFIRAKCFLQGAFIWTPVYNEMTNDNDLGLPLRLDPNFNVPSQRASVKQTYFQVLEDLKQATSLLPVTPIHVIRPSKPAAFGLLARTYLAMGKPDSCLKYANLCLQLKNKLMDYNGGEGINVLAEYPFMRFNPEVIYDSYMGQPTILYYGNIDKELYDSYSDNDLRKKMYHRSSGAIDYFKGSYSGTFNLFNGVATDEVYLMRAECFARLNDKESALTDLNTLISKRWKVGQTYVPFTTSTAEEALILVLNERRKELVFRGLRWMDIKRLNKLGANITLKRSINGQDYSLPPNDLGYAMPIPEDIILISGMKPNPR from the coding sequence ATGATACTTATCATATTTATGTTAATCAGTACAGTAGGCTGCAAAAAATTTCTTGATGAAAAACCAAATCAACAACTTGTTGTACCATCTACAATAAAGGATCTGCAATCTTTATTAGACGATCAAGCTTTAATGAACCAAAAGGAGCCTAATGCAAGCATTGTGGCTGCTGATAACTATAGTGTCAGAACAGCTAATTGGATTTCTGTTGACGAATTACAAAGAAATATGTATGTCTGGTCAAAGGAAAATCAATTTGTAGCAGGAGGTAATAATGCTTGGGTTGTCCTGTATTCTCAGATTTACAAAGCGAATATTGTTTTGGATAACATTAAAGGTGTTAACCGGAATTTGGGTAACCAAGTCGAATGGGATAACGTAAAAGGTCAGGCATTATTTATTAGGGCAAAGTGCTTTTTACAAGGTGCTTTTATATGGACACCTGTTTATAACGAGATGACAAATGACAACGATTTAGGTTTACCATTAAGATTAGACCCGAATTTTAATGTACCCTCTCAAAGAGCAAGTGTAAAACAAACCTATTTTCAGGTATTGGAAGACCTTAAACAAGCCACGTCCTTACTTCCAGTTACTCCAATCCACGTTATAAGACCATCCAAACCTGCCGCTTTTGGGTTGTTGGCGAGGACTTATCTAGCTATGGGAAAGCCGGATAGTTGTTTGAAATATGCGAATCTATGTTTGCAACTTAAAAATAAACTTATGGATTATAACGGAGGTGAAGGAATTAATGTTTTGGCTGAATACCCTTTTATGAGATTTAATCCTGAAGTGATATATGACAGCTATATGGGACAGCCAACTATTTTGTATTATGGAAACATTGATAAAGAACTTTATGACTCTTATTCAGATAATGATCTTAGAAAAAAAATGTACCATAGGAGCAGCGGGGCAATCGACTATTTTAAAGGATCATATTCTGGTACATTCAACCTTTTCAATGGTGTTGCTACCGATGAAGTTTATTTAATGCGTGCTGAATGTTTCGCTCGGTTAAACGATAAGGAATCAGCGTTAACTGATTTGAATACATTAATATCTAAGAGATGGAAAGTGGGACAAACTTATGTGCCATTTACTACTTCAACTGCTGAAGAAGCATTAATCCTTGTGCTAAACGAGAGAAGGAAAGAACTTGTTTTCCGGGGGCTTCGATGGATGGATATAAAGAGATTAAACAAACTAGGGGCTAACATTACATTAAAGCGATCCATAAATGGTCAGGACTACTCTTTGCCCCCGAATGATCTAGGGTACGCTATGCCTATACCAGAAGATATAATTTTAATTTCAGGCATGAAGCCTAATCCACGATAA
- a CDS encoding conjugal transfer protein TraI, whose amino-acid sequence MKKYMVILPLSAITLMVGLPKNANAQIAVMEVIKAGVKKVIKAVDLKIQRLQNETIWLQNAQKVLENQLSKLKLTEIADWTDKQKNLYSQYYDELWKIKSAIAYYKRIKDLTEKQMAIVNEYKWAWNLFKQDKHFNIEELDYMEKVYTGILEESINNLDQILLVLSSFKTQMTDAERLIIINKAADQMDANYTSLKKFNTQNISTSIQRANSLDETARLKEIYGIEK is encoded by the coding sequence ATGAAAAAGTACATGGTCATTCTACCTTTAAGTGCCATAACCTTAATGGTCGGACTTCCCAAAAATGCAAATGCGCAAATCGCTGTTATGGAAGTTATCAAAGCAGGAGTTAAGAAAGTAATTAAAGCAGTAGACTTAAAAATTCAACGTCTACAGAACGAAACTATTTGGTTGCAAAATGCGCAAAAAGTGCTTGAAAACCAACTCTCTAAGTTAAAATTAACTGAAATCGCTGATTGGACTGACAAACAGAAAAACCTTTACAGTCAATATTACGATGAACTCTGGAAAATTAAATCTGCCATAGCTTATTATAAGCGCATTAAAGATTTAACTGAAAAACAAATGGCAATTGTCAATGAATACAAATGGGCTTGGAATTTATTTAAACAGGATAAGCACTTTAACATTGAAGAACTGGACTACATGGAAAAGGTTTATACGGGCATTCTTGAAGAAAGCATTAATAATCTTGACCAAATCTTACTTGTCCTTAGTTCATTTAAAACCCAAATGACCGATGCAGAGAGGTTGATCATCATTAACAAGGCTGCCGATCAAATGGACGCTAATTATACCAGCCTCAAAAAGTTCAATACCCAAAACATATCAACGAGTATTCAACGTGCCAATTCTCTAGACGAAACGGCCAGATTAAAAGAAATTTATGGAATCGAAAAATAA
- a CDS encoding RteC domain-containing protein, giving the protein MIKDLAEQLFTEERMAIDEIDNSSNQSMTGQRKAKVETTSSYLTQLKERVLDYSFASKEEEIGFFKLTKPKFSSLLIFYSNIERIELDKPEGGLSHLKGYYENELKTIKRFFEANRQIYSYYRSEADYLDNKLFLRGVLDPPRWLCKIRVDQDERFSTAGDYMFARIMATQQIARYLENSITGLDFHPFTENDIETNWTGESINLLEVAYGVYCTSQVNHGKIGIAELVRKFEKVFNINMGRPYRRFLEIKQRKRLSRTKYIEDMAKSINKKIDDEDAFNPNDIKNPVQNG; this is encoded by the coding sequence ATGATTAAAGATTTAGCGGAACAGCTCTTCACAGAAGAGCGAATGGCAATTGATGAAATTGATAACTCGTCAAATCAGAGCATGACAGGTCAGCGTAAAGCAAAGGTCGAAACTACTTCGAGTTATTTAACACAACTTAAGGAAAGAGTACTTGATTATTCTTTTGCTTCAAAAGAAGAAGAAATTGGTTTTTTTAAGTTAACAAAACCAAAGTTCAGTAGCCTTTTAATTTTTTACAGCAATATCGAACGGATTGAACTTGATAAACCTGAAGGTGGGCTTTCTCATTTAAAAGGTTATTACGAGAATGAATTGAAGACTATTAAAAGGTTTTTTGAGGCAAACAGGCAAATTTACTCCTATTATCGTTCGGAAGCGGATTATTTGGACAACAAGCTATTTCTACGAGGGGTTTTAGATCCGCCAAGATGGTTATGTAAAATACGTGTTGATCAAGATGAAAGATTCTCTACTGCGGGTGATTATATGTTTGCTCGTATCATGGCTACTCAACAAATTGCCCGCTATCTTGAAAATTCCATTACTGGTTTAGACTTTCATCCCTTTACAGAAAATGACATTGAGACAAATTGGACAGGCGAAAGTATAAACCTTTTGGAAGTTGCTTATGGTGTTTATTGTACCTCGCAAGTTAATCATGGTAAAATTGGAATTGCTGAGCTTGTCCGGAAATTTGAAAAAGTATTCAATATAAATATGGGTAGACCGTATAGACGGTTTTTAGAGATCAAACAGCGCAAACGGCTAAGTCGCACTAAATACATCGAAGATATGGCAAAATCAATCAATAAAAAAATTGATGATGAAGATGCTTTTAATCCAAATGATATTAAAAACCCTGTTCAAAATGGGTAA
- the traK gene encoding conjugative transposon protein TraK, protein MFTQFKNIDTAFKHIKTFSIFLILANTITICFVLFWNNRIVDKASNRIYILYNGKVLEAIASDKKSNLPVELRDHIKTFHQHFFTLNPDDKAIRATVNRALYLADESAKKQYDNLKESGYYNNLIAANIVKEVQMDSIKLNIDHYPYHFTFYGTEKMVRSTSTLYRQLITQGVIYSLQTQTDNNPHGFLIRNWEIVENKDLPPKT, encoded by the coding sequence ATGTTTACACAATTTAAAAACATCGATACTGCTTTTAAGCACATCAAAACGTTTAGTATTTTTCTAATTCTTGCAAATACGATAACAATCTGTTTTGTGCTTTTCTGGAACAACAGAATTGTTGACAAGGCGAGCAATCGGATTTATATTCTATATAATGGTAAAGTACTGGAGGCCATCGCCTCGGATAAAAAATCTAATCTGCCTGTTGAACTCAGGGATCATATCAAAACTTTTCACCAACACTTCTTTACATTAAATCCAGATGATAAGGCAATCAGAGCAACGGTTAACAGGGCATTGTATCTGGCTGATGAATCCGCAAAGAAACAGTATGACAATCTGAAAGAATCAGGATATTACAATAATCTGATTGCTGCGAATATTGTTAAAGAAGTCCAAATGGACAGCATTAAGCTCAATATCGATCATTATCCTTATCACTTTACTTTTTATGGAACTGAAAAAATGGTCAGGTCAACAAGCACACTTTACCGACAGCTCATTACTCAAGGAGTAATCTATAGTCTTCAAACTCAGACTGACAACAATCCACATGGCTTTTTGATCCGAAATTGGGAAATAGTGGAAAATAAAGATTTACCCCCTAAAACTTAA
- a CDS encoding DUF4133 domain-containing protein, whose translation MASVYQINKGVSKPIMFKGLKAQYIAYLAIGLVLLLLGFAIGYVLGISLFLLMPIIVVVGTALFYSVFRLSHRFGEHGLMKFLAKRSIPDHIKFRSRRLFTQLKQH comes from the coding sequence ATGGCAAGCGTTTATCAAATTAACAAAGGCGTAAGTAAGCCCATTATGTTTAAGGGACTGAAAGCGCAATACATCGCTTATTTGGCGATTGGGTTAGTATTACTCTTACTAGGTTTTGCTATCGGTTATGTTCTTGGAATTAGCTTGTTTCTGCTCATGCCTATTATCGTGGTTGTCGGAACCGCATTGTTTTACAGTGTCTTCCGGTTAAGTCATCGATTCGGGGAACATGGGTTAATGAAATTTCTTGCTAAACGCAGTATTCCAGATCATATTAAATTCCGTTCAAGACGGCTATTCACTCAATTAAAACAGCACTAA
- a CDS encoding TerB family tellurite resistance protein: MKSIRLIIPALCLVLMVFSGNQSKAQSTEVQQLLLNVEKLSQLKNILKDMKKGYTIISGGYNAIKDISQGNFSLHSVFLDGLMIVSPEVKKYRKVVDIITYQKRIISEYESAFKQFKATNNFNALEIDYLGRVYKNLFNQSIDNLDQLVMIITSSKLRMNDEERLQAIDRIFEDTEDKLVFLRSFNSQALGLSFQREKERADLRQTLSLFP, translated from the coding sequence ATGAAATCGATTAGGTTAATAATTCCTGCGCTGTGCTTAGTGCTAATGGTATTTTCAGGTAACCAAAGTAAAGCACAGTCAACCGAGGTACAGCAGCTTTTACTGAATGTAGAAAAGCTAAGCCAGCTAAAGAACATTTTAAAGGATATGAAAAAGGGCTATACGATTATTTCCGGTGGGTATAATGCCATCAAGGATATTTCACAAGGTAATTTTTCTCTGCATTCGGTGTTTTTAGACGGGCTAATGATAGTTAGCCCCGAAGTGAAGAAGTATCGAAAAGTCGTTGATATCATAACTTACCAAAAGCGTATTATTTCGGAATACGAATCAGCCTTCAAACAGTTTAAAGCGACCAATAATTTCAATGCTTTGGAAATTGATTATTTGGGTAGAGTATATAAGAACCTCTTTAATCAAAGCATTGATAACCTTGACCAGCTTGTCATGATCATCACATCATCCAAACTTAGAATGAATGATGAAGAACGGTTACAGGCGATTGATCGAATCTTTGAAGACACTGAGGACAAGCTTGTATTTCTTAGAAGTTTCAACAGTCAGGCGCTTGGTCTTTCCTTTCAACGTGAAAAAGAAAGGGCGGATCTTAGACAAACCCTAAGCTTATTCCCTTAA
- a CDS encoding TraG family conjugative transposon ATPase, which produces MVEAANIFPIYKIEHNCILSMAGDITIVYRAVLPEIFTLSERDYETYHQAWIRAIKLLPQDSVFHKQDWFIEANHKPDFEKHGGSFLSLSSEKFFNERPHLDHECFIYLTKKPSGRKISSSTYSNICRKTIVPTQTIDPLLYKEFADASGQFERVLQDSGFCKLDRLNDDELAGTANKAGIIERYCFLLGKQQMPIIRDIHVKDEIRVGEKQIELYTLSDTDDLPALCGSRINYDKYSTDRTKFSIGFASPLGALLSCNHILNQYVFIDDAQKTLKRLEAKKLRLHSLSSYSRENAINRDATNDFLNEAIASGRSPVKSHFNVLVWSEDQAKAKDLKNLVSSAMAQMDAVAKIETDGKAQIWFSGIPGNEADFPMNDTFDTFIEQSTCFFNLETNYRSSISQYGIRFGDRLTGSPINVDISNEPYDLGWINNRSKFCIGGSGSGKSFLLNHMLRTYYEQGSHVVVMDIGHSYKGLCELVGGFYFTYTEENPIKFNPFYLSEGDTWDTEKRESIKTLILALWKKDDEPYRRSEYVAISNALTLYFSHLDNNPDIFPCFNSFYDFLLSEYMLVLENGKVKEKDFDIGNFLYVLNPYYKGGEFDYLLNATENLDMLHERFIIFELDNLKDHPILFPVTVMVIMELVISKMRKLKGLRKIMLIEECWKAIVKPGTAEYIRYLFKTMRKFYGEPIVATQEIEDVISSPIVKNAIINNSDCKILLDQSKYENKFEIIQELLGLTDKEKAQVLSLNKANDPNRKYKEVFISLGNGHSKVYRTEVSTEEYLAYSTEEREKVQVQEYARRYGSIQKGIAVLAQEIRHGKKL; this is translated from the coding sequence ATGGTAGAAGCAGCCAATATTTTTCCGATTTATAAAATCGAACACAATTGCATTCTTTCTATGGCAGGAGACATTACAATTGTTTACAGAGCAGTATTGCCGGAGATTTTCACACTCTCGGAGCGAGATTACGAAACATATCATCAAGCATGGATCAGGGCGATCAAATTACTTCCACAGGACAGTGTTTTTCATAAACAGGATTGGTTTATTGAAGCTAACCATAAGCCGGATTTTGAAAAGCATGGAGGTAGCTTTTTATCTCTATCCAGCGAGAAGTTCTTTAATGAAAGACCTCATTTAGATCATGAATGTTTTATCTATCTCACCAAAAAGCCATCCGGCAGAAAGATTTCCTCTTCAACATATAGTAATATTTGTAGGAAAACGATTGTTCCTACCCAAACTATTGACCCGCTATTGTATAAGGAATTTGCAGATGCAAGCGGCCAGTTTGAACGGGTTCTGCAAGATAGCGGGTTCTGTAAGTTAGACAGGCTTAATGATGACGAGCTTGCCGGGACTGCGAATAAGGCAGGAATCATAGAACGTTATTGCTTTTTATTGGGTAAACAGCAGATGCCGATAATCAGAGATATTCATGTGAAGGACGAAATTCGGGTTGGTGAAAAACAAATTGAGTTGTATACTTTATCCGATACGGATGATCTGCCAGCACTATGTGGCAGCCGAATCAATTATGATAAATACAGCACAGATCGAACAAAGTTCAGTATTGGGTTTGCAAGTCCTCTAGGTGCTTTATTAAGCTGTAACCATATCCTTAACCAATATGTTTTTATCGATGATGCACAAAAGACGCTCAAAAGATTAGAAGCTAAAAAACTTCGTTTACACTCTCTTTCTTCGTATTCCCGTGAAAATGCTATCAATCGCGATGCAACAAATGACTTCTTAAATGAAGCCATTGCTTCAGGGCGGTCACCTGTTAAATCACATTTCAATGTTTTAGTGTGGTCGGAAGATCAGGCAAAAGCTAAGGACTTAAAAAATTTGGTTAGCTCCGCAATGGCACAAATGGATGCAGTAGCAAAAATTGAGACGGATGGTAAAGCTCAAATCTGGTTTTCTGGCATTCCCGGAAATGAGGCGGATTTTCCAATGAATGATACATTTGACACCTTTATTGAACAATCTACCTGCTTTTTTAACTTAGAGACTAATTACCGTTCATCAATTAGTCAGTACGGTATTCGTTTCGGTGATCGTTTGACAGGGAGTCCAATAAATGTGGACATTAGTAATGAACCTTACGATCTTGGATGGATCAATAACAGGTCGAAATTTTGTATTGGTGGTAGTGGCTCTGGCAAAAGTTTCCTGTTAAATCATATGCTCAGAACTTATTATGAGCAGGGTTCCCATGTGGTCGTGATGGATATTGGACACAGTTACAAAGGACTTTGTGAGTTAGTTGGAGGTTTTTATTTTACCTATACAGAAGAAAATCCAATCAAATTTAATCCGTTTTATTTATCCGAGGGGGACACTTGGGATACCGAAAAAAGGGAAAGCATTAAAACCTTGATTTTGGCGCTTTGGAAAAAAGATGATGAGCCTTACCGAAGATCAGAATATGTTGCGATCTCCAATGCATTGACCCTTTACTTTAGTCACCTGGACAATAATCCTGATATATTTCCTTGTTTCAATTCATTCTACGATTTTTTGCTGTCAGAATATATGCTTGTGCTTGAGAATGGCAAAGTGAAGGAAAAAGATTTTGACATCGGAAATTTTCTATATGTACTGAATCCTTATTATAAAGGTGGTGAATTTGACTATTTACTGAACGCAACCGAAAATCTGGATATGCTGCATGAACGCTTCATCATCTTTGAGTTGGACAATTTAAAAGATCATCCTATCCTTTTTCCAGTGACCGTAATGGTGATAATGGAATTGGTGATTTCCAAAATGCGCAAGCTTAAAGGTCTTCGTAAAATAATGCTAATCGAGGAATGTTGGAAAGCAATTGTTAAACCCGGAACCGCTGAATATATCCGCTATTTGTTCAAAACCATGCGTAAATTTTATGGGGAACCAATTGTAGCCACACAGGAAATTGAGGATGTGATCAGCTCACCAATTGTTAAAAACGCTATCATCAACAATTCTGATTGTAAGATACTATTAGACCAGAGTAAGTATGAAAACAAGTTCGAAATTATTCAAGAACTATTGGGCTTAACTGATAAAGAAAAAGCTCAGGTACTTTCCCTGAACAAGGCGAATGATCCGAACAGAAAGTATAAGGAAGTCTTCATTTCATTAGGTAATGGGCACTCAAAAGTGTACCGTACCGAAGTTTCCACTGAAGAATATCTGGCCTACAGTACTGAAGAAAGAGAGAAAGTTCAAGTTCAGGAATATGCCCGAAGGTATGGAAGCATACAAAAAGGAATAGCTGTGCTTGCACAGGAAATCAGACACGGTAAGAAGCTTTGA